GGCGGCCCGATCCTGTTCCCGAAACCCGAACCGAAAGAAGTCCCCACCCCCGCCCCGGGCGCCCCGAAGCCCGGCAAGAAAGAGAAACCCATGACCCAGACTGCCCCCGAAACGGCCACCCCCACGGCCCCGGCCAACGCCGCCGCCCCCGCTGCTCCGGCCGCCGCTGCGACCGAGAACCTGATCAGCATCGACGACTTCGCCCGCATCGACCTGCGCGTCGCGGAAGTGCTGGCCGCCGAGGCCGTCGCCAAGGCCGACAAGCTCCTGAAGCTCACGGTGAAACTCGGTGACGAGACCCGCACGGTCGTCAGCGGCATCCGCCAGTGGTTCGAACCCGAGGCGCTCATCGGCCGCAAGGTCATCCTGGTCGCCAACCTGAAACCCGCCAAGCTGCGCGGCATCGAGTCGCAGGGCATGATCCTCGCCGCCGAGGACGACCAGGGCAACCTGGACCTGATCGGCACCGGCCTGGACCTGCCCAGCGGCACCCGCGTCCGCTGACCCGCAGCACGCCCAGCCTGCCCCGCCCGGCCCCGTGCCCGGCGGGGTTACTGTTGCCCCGGCCAGCGGCTGACCGCCCTGCTGACCGGCCCGTCACTTGCGTCGGCGCGGGGCGGGCTAGACTGACCGCATGCCGTTTGTCGTGGTCTCTGGCCTGTCCGGAAGTGGAAAAAGCACCGTCCTGCGGACCCTGGAGGACGCCGGGTTCTTCATCACGGACAACCTGCCCCCGGAACTGTGGGGGGCCATGCACGACCTCGTGGAGGCGCGCGGCCTGGACCGGGTGGCGATCAGCACCGACGCCCGCACCCGCCACTTCCTGGACGCCCTGGAAGCCAGTTACGTGCGCCTCTCGCGCCGCCGCGAGGACCTGCGCGTGCTGTTCCTGGAGGCGAACGCGGACGTGCTGCTCAAGCGCTACAACTTCACGCGCCGCGAACACCCGCTGGGCGAGAACCTGATGCTGGACTTCGCGCGGGAACGCGACCTGCTGGCCCCGCTGCGGTCCATTGCCGACACCGTGATCGACACCACCGACCTGAGCGCCAAGGACCTGGGCAGCCGCGTGCTGCAACTGTTCCGGCTGGAACACGACTTTCACCTGCGCCTGATGTCCTTCGGGTTCAAGCACGCCCCCCCGCGCGACGTGGACATGATCCTCGACGTGCGCTCGCTGCCCAACCCGTACTACGACCCCGCCCTGCGGCCCAGGACCGGCCTGGACGCCGACGTGGCCGCCTACGCTTTCGCCGGGCAGGACTCCGAGACGTTCTACGCCGAACTGCGCGATTTCGTGCGCGTGGCCGCCGAACGCGCCCGCGCCAGCGGCCGCCACGGGTACACCGTCGGGATCGGCTGCACCGGCGGGCAGCACCGCAGCGTGGCCGTCACTGCCCGCCTCGCCGGGGACCTGAAGGACCTGAACGTGGACGTCATGGATCACCGCGACATGAAGGTCGGCGAGCACGGGTGAGCGACCCGCCCCTCTCGCAACTGGACGCCCGCCCACGCGAACCGGCCCCGGCCGAGCCGCCCCTCTCGCGCCGTGAGCGCCTGAAACCGGGCCTGAAACGCAGTGGCCACCGCGCCCGCATGTGGATGGCCCCCGGCATCGGCGTGAAGCGCTGGCTGGCGCTGTTCGTCGCCTGCACCCTGCTGGGCGCGGTGGGCGTGCTGCACTTCACCTGGACCGGCCCGCTGCACTTCGTGGCGACCCGCTGGATCCTGTGGGTGAACGCCCTGGTCAGCCCGGAATACATGCCGCTGTACACCGGCGGCGCGGCCATCATGATCCTGGCGCTGACCGGCGCGTTCTGGAGCATCATGATGCTCAACCGCTCGGTCCTGCGCGGCACGGGCACCGCCCCGGAAACTGCCGTGGACATGCTGTACGAACGCCGCAACCTCGCGCGTGGCCCGCACGTCGTCACGCTGGGCGGCGGGACCGGCATGTCGAACCTGCTCTCGGGCCTGCGCGCCCACACCGGCAACACCACCGCCATCGTGACCGTCTCGGACGACGGGGGCAGCAGCGGCCGCCTGCGCGAGGCGCTGGACATGGTCGCGCCCGGCGACCTGACCGACTGCTACGCCGCCCTGAGCGACAGCCCCGTGATGGCCCGCCTGCTGCTGCACCGTTTCCAGCGCGGCGAGGGCATCGAGGGCCACACCTTCGGGAACCTGCTGCTCGCCACGCTCAGCGAGGAGCAGGGTGGCCTGCGCGAGGCCATGAAAGACATCCACGAGGTGCTGCGCATCCGGGGCAAGGTCTACCCGGCCACCACCACCCCCTCCACACTCGTCGCGCGGCTCAGTGACGGCCGCCTCGTCCGGGGCGAGAGCCGCCTGGCCGGACAGGTCGGCGCGGCCAGCATCCAGGAGGTCACGCTGGACCCCCCGGATCTGCCCACCCTGCCGGAAGTGACGGCCGCAATCCACAATGCCGAGCAGATCGTGCTGGGGCCCGGCAGTCTGTACACCAGCATCATTCCGGCGCTGCTGGTGCCGGGCATCGCCCGCGCCATCCGCGAGAGTACCGCGCCGCTGGTGTACGTGGCGAGCCTGATGACCGAACCCGGCGAGACCGACGACCTGACCCTCGAAGGGCACGTGCAGGCCATCACCCGCCACCTGGGCCGCACGCCGGACTGCGTGCTCGTGAACAACGCCATGCCGCCCGCCGACGTGACCGAACGGTATGCCGCCGAGGGCGCGCACCTGCTGACCCTGCACGGCGCCAGCCGCGACCTGCGTGCCCGCTGCGTCCTGCACCCGCTGCTGCAACCCGGTCAGGCCCGGCACGACCCGCACGCGCTGGCCCAGGCGCTGCTGCAACTCGCGCCCCGGCGCACGGTCGGCTGACCCTGCCCGGCGCTGCCTACCCCGCGCTGCCTACCCTGCGCCACCACGGGGGCCGGGCCGCGCTGCTACGCTCGGGACATGAGCGCCGCGCAGCCGTCCAGCCTCCCGCACGATTCCCAGTCCACCGGCACGCCGCCCGGCAGTGTCCGGCTGCTGGGCGTGCAGGCCCGCGCCGCCGCCCGCGTGCTGCGGTCCCTGCCCACCGAACGCAAGGTCGCGGCGCTGCACGCCATCGCCGCCGGACTGCGCGCGAACGCCAGTGCCATCCTGGCCGCGAACGCGCAGGACGTGCAGGCGGCCGAGGCCAGCGGCCTGCCGGAGGCGATGGTGGCCCGCCTGCGCCTGGACGCCCGCGCCCTGGAAGGCGTCGCCGCCGACGTGGAGGCCGTGTCGCGCCTGCCCGACCCGGTCGGCGAGACCACCCCGCCCAGCACGCAGCCCAGCGGCATCCGCGTCAGCACCCGCCGCATGCCGCTGGGCGTGCTGGGCGTCATCTACGAGAGCCGCCCGAACGTGACCGTGGACGTGGCCGCGCTGGCCGTCATGAGCGGGAACGCCGTGATCCTGCGCGGCGGCAAGGAAACCGTGCACAGCAACGCCGCGCTGGAAGACGTGATCCACGCCGCGCTGCGCGAGCAGAACCTCCCGGCGCACGCCGTGCAGGTCATCCGCGACCCGGCCCGCGAGCGGATGCTGGAACTCCTGAAACTCGACGATCTGGTCGACGCGATCATCCCGCGCGGCGGGGCGGGCCTGCACCGCTACTGCGTCGAGAACGCCACGGTGCCCGTCATCGTGGGCGGCATCGGCGTGGTGCACATCTACCTGGACCCCAGCTTCACGCGCGACCCCGCCGACGTGACGCGCGCGGCCGCGATCATCCACAACGCCAAGGTGCAGAAACCCAGCGCCTGCAACGCCCTGGACACCCTGCTGATCCACGAGCAGTCCCTGGGTGCCCTGCCCGCCATCGCGCGCGACCTGCACGCCAGTGGCGTGACCCTGCGCGCCGACCCCGCCGCCCACGCCGCCCTGAGCGCCGCCGGGATCACCGCCGAGCCCGCCACCGACGCCGACTACGGCACGGAATTCCTGACCCTGACCGCCAGCGTCCGCACGGTGGCCAGCCTCGACGAGGCGCTGGACTTCATCGCCGCGCACGGCAACCACACCGACGTGATCCTCACCCGCGACGACGCGCAGGCCCGGCGCTTCGTGCAGGACGTGGACTCGGCCGCCGTGATCGTGAACGCCAGCCCCCGCTTCAACGACGGCGGCCAGCTCGGCCTGGGCGCCGAGGTTGCCATCAGCACCCAGAAACTCCACGCCCGCGGCCCCATGGGCCTGCGCGAACTGACCACCACCAAATGGGTCGTGGAAGGCAACGGCGAGGTGCGCGGGTAGATGGTGAACGGTTGATGGTTGATAGAGGATCGACTTTCTCTATCAACCATCAACTTTCAACTATTCACACTCCAAGCGGGACGTCTACCCCAAGTTCGGCCAGCACGGTGCGGATGGCCTGCGCGTCGATGCCGCTGCGGGCGTGGACGCTCTCGACGGTGGCGTGTTCCTGGAATTCGTCGGGGATGCCCAGGACGCGTACAGGGGTCTTGATGCCCTCGGCGTTCAGGAATTCCAGCACGGCGCTGCCGAAGCCGCCCACGACGGTGTTGTCCTCGACCGTGATGATCGCGCGGGCGCTGCGGGCCACCTCGCGCAGCATCGTTTCATCGAGCGGTTTGACGAAGCGGGCGTTCACGACCCCCACGCCGTCCAGACCAGCGGCGGCTTTCTGTGCGTACTCCAGGCCCTTACCGCCCGCCAGGATGACCACGCCCTGGCCGTCCTGCACGCGTTCCCAGGTGCCCCACTCCAGGTCGGGCCAGTGGCCTTCCGGGACCGCTTCGGTGTTGCCGCGCGGATAGCGGATCGCGAAGGGGCCTTCGTGCGTCTGCGCGTACTTCAGCATGCCGCGCAGTTCCGCCGCGTCCCTCGGCAGGCCCACGCGCACGCCGGGAATGGAACGCAGGAAGCTCAGGTCGAACACGCCGTTGTGCGTCGCGCCGTCCGCGCCGACGATCCCGGCCCGGTCGATGGCGAACGTCACGTTCAGGTTCTCGATGGCCACGTCGTGCAGCACCTGATCGTAGGCGCGTTGCAGGAACGTCGAGTAGATCGCCACGACCGGCCGTAGACCCTGCAGGGCCATCCCGGCGGCGGCGGTCACGGCGACCTCCTCGGCAATCCCGACGTCCAGGTAGCGGTGCGGGTGCGCCTTCGAGTACCCGACCAGCCCGCTGCCCTCGCGCATGGCGGGCGTGATCACGAAGGTGCGGGGGTCCTGCGCGGCCAGTTCCGTCATGGCGTCCCCGAACGCCGCACTCCAGGAGTACGCCTTGCTGGCGCTGAATTCGCCGGTGTCCGGGTCGAACTTGCCGGGGCCGTGCCAGTAGATCGGGTCGGCCTCGGCGTAGCTCAGGCCCTTGCCCTTGGTGGTCACGACATGCAGGATGGTCGGCCCGTCGAGGTCCACGAGGCGTTCCATCAGCCACACGAGTTCCTGCACGTTATGGCCGTCCACCGGGCCGACGTAGCGCACGCCCATCGCCGCGAAGGGGTTCACGCTGGCCGGGTCGAAGAAGTGCCGCGTGGAGCTCTTGGCGCGGCTCATGAAGCTGGCCAGCGGTTTGCTGACGGCCTCCATGGCCTTCTTGCCGGCGCCCTCGCCCTCCTGGAACCACTTCTGCACCTGCAGGCCCCGCATGAACTTGTTCATCGCGCCGACGTTCTCGCTGATGCTCATCTCGTTGTCGTTCAGGACGATCAGCATCCGGCGGTTCATGTCCCCGATGGTGTTCAGCGCCGCCAGCGCCATCCCGCCGGTCAGGCTGCCGTCGCCGATCACGGCCGCGACCTTGTAATCCTGGCCCAGCGCGTCGCGGGCCATGGCCATGCCCAGCGCGTTGGCGAGGCTGGTGCTGGCGTGCCCGACCGTGATCGCGTCGTGCGGGTTCTCGCTGACCTTGGTAAAGCCGCTCAGGCCGCCCTCTTTCTTGATGGTCGCCATCTGCTCGCGGCGGCCCGTGATGATCTTGTGCGCGTACGCCTGATGTCCCACGTCGAACAGGATGCGGTCGCGCGGCGAGTTCAGGACGTAGTGCAGCGCCACGATCAGGTCCGTGGCCCCCAGCGACGACGCGAGGTGCAGGCCGCCCACCGAGCAGACCCGCACGATCTCGTCCCGCAGTTCCTGCGACAGGGCGGGCAGCTGATCCCGCGACAGGCGCTTGAGATCGTCGGGACTGCTGACCTGATCCAGCAGCGGCGTGCCGGACGGAAGGATGGAATCGGCACTCATTTACTGACCTCCTGAACGGGTGGTGAAGTTACGGCCCGTGAGCAGCAGTCCCTCGGGCGAGCGGACCTCGCCCACGAACGGCGTGAACCACAGCTGCTGCGTGGCCGGGAACAGCCCGCCCACCGTGTCGCTGATCTGCCGGGTCACCACCCACACGTCGAAGCGGCCGCCCGGCGTCTGCACGGTGCGCCGCTCCTGAACCACGTAACTGTAGTTCAGTTGCCCGCGTTTCTGCACGCTGCCGTCGTCCCCGCTGACCGTGATCTCGCTCTGCCCCTGCCACGCCAGACCCACGCGCCACGCACCCTCGGGCGGGTACTCCTGCCAGGGCGGGTCCAGGCGCACGTTCACGCCGGGCTTGCGGATTCCCAGCAGCCGCACGCCGTCCGCGCCGACCGTCCGGAACCACGTCTGATCCGCGCCGCGTCCCGTCAGCTGAAACGACAGGACACGCTGCCCCGCGAAGACCGTGGGCCCCAGCGACCGCAGGGTGTACACGGGCGCGGCGGCGTCCTCGCCTTCCAGCTGGTACGACCACGCCAGGCCGCTCTGCTGCGGGTAGAACGACACACCGCTCACGGGGGTGCTGGCCTGCACCGTCCCGGTCGTGGTCGCGGCCGGCGCGCAGGCGCCCAGCAGCGCCGGCACCAGCAGCGCCGCGGGCAACGCCGACAGGGGCCGGCGGAACGCCGGAGGCAGGGCAGAAAGGGAGGGGCCGCGCATGGCCTTCAGGGTAAAGCGCTTCATCCGGTTCATTCTGTCAGGAAACATGACATCTCCTCCGGGAAGAGGCCCCGCCCCCACCACAACCAGCGTTCCCGGCGCGGGGACAGCCGCCCCCCGACGGTACAACGCAGCCCGGAGGGGCGCAGGAGCCGTGGGGGGCCGGTCAGGGCGCTGGCCCCACCGGCCCCCCACTTCCGGGAACCTGCTCTGATCCTGATTGCCGGACCCGGACCCGGTGGTCAGGGCAAGCCCTTTCACCGCAGTCCGGACCGGCGCTCTCATACGGACTCCGATTGAATGGGCTGCAAAGACCGTTCAATCCGAGCGAAGCGAGAAGGAGAGAAACGGGTTCCGGACGTGGAGTTGGCAGATCGGTGATGTTCCGATCTGTTAACGAAACAAACGGAATCCGTATCAGTCCGGTTCAGCTCTTGTCGCCCGACACCTTGGCTTTCAGGGCGGCCATGGCGTCGTCGAGCGCCTGGGTGCGGCCCAGGTCCTTGAGCTGCGCGTCGAAATCGTTCTCCTGACGCAGTTCACCTATGGCGCGGTTGCGGTCTTCCAGGCCCGAGACGCGCTCCTCCATCTCCTCGAAGGCGTCCATCGCGCCGCCGGCCTTGCCGAAGCCCGACACGCGGTCCAGGGTCGCGCCGGCCTGCGCGGTCTTCTGACGGGCCGCCAGCAGGCTCTTCTTGCCTTCCATCTCGTCGATCTTGGCTTCCAGGGCGCGCAGTTGCGTCTTGAGCTGATCGACGGTGCTGCTCTGCACCGCGAGCTGCTCCTCGAAGCCCGCCGCGAGGTCCTTGGCGTTCTGCGCGCGCCTCAGCGCCTCGCGGGCCAGGTCCTCGCTGCCGCCGCGCAGGGCCTCCTCGGCTTTCTTCTCGTACTCGGCGGCCATGCGGCGGTTGCTGCTCGCCTCGCGGTCCAGTTTGGCGTTCTGGCCCATGGCGTCGGCGACCTCGCTGCGCGCCTCGGCGTACGCGGAGCGCATGTCACGCAGGGCCTGCTCGATGATCAGGCTGGGATTCTCGGCGCGGTTGATCAGGTCGTTCACGTTGGCGCGCAGCAGTCGGGACAGTCGGTCAAGGATGCTCATGAATTCCTCCTGGGAAGGTCGGGAACCGCCCGCGCCGAACAGTTCGGCCGGCGGGCCGGTCTACAGTCCGGTTGTGAACGCGAATCCGGAGCCTGCCGCACATCATTACGCGTTTGCGCCCCGGCAGGTTGCGTTTGGCGCCCGGAACGGCCGGACATGAAGCGCCCGTGAACGCCGTGGGGGGCGGGCCAGACCGGGAATGCCCGGCGCGACCCGCCCCCGCCTGACCGGGTGCTTCAGAAGACGATGGGTTTCAGACCGACGCTGTCCGGCCCGCACGCGACCGTCAGGTTGCTGCCGGCCGGGGTGACGGTGCAGCCCAGCGCGCGCAGCCCCGCCAGCGGGAAGATCAGGTTCCGGCCGTCGGTGGCGGGTGCCAGCGGCAGTTCCACCGCGCCGCCCGCCGCCTGCGCGGACTTCGCGCCGACCGTGACGGTCAGCAGGCCGTCGTCTTCGGTGCTCAGGCGGTACTTCCCGCCGCCCAGCGACGTGACCTTCACGACGCCCACGAGGTCGCTGCCCAGCACGTACGGCTGACCGCGCACGACGCCGGCCGGGGTGGCGGCCTTCGGGGCGGCGCTGGCGGCCGGGGCCGGAGCGGCCTTCAGGGCGTCCACGACCACCAGCGTCTCGGTGTCGCTCATGGGGCTCAGCAGCACGAACGCGCTGGCTTTCCCGCCGGCCGGGGCAGCCAGCAGCACGCTGGACTTCCCGCTGGACTTCCAGTCACCGGACGCCCGCGCCCCCAGCCGACCCTTGAGCAGCGGCCGCAGCGTCCCGGACGCCGACTGCGAGTACACGCACACGGCGTTCACGCTGAGTTTCAGCGCGGCCGGGCAGCCCACGATCCGCCCCTTGGCGACCCCGCTGACCTCGATGGCCAGGGCGCTCACGGCGCGGTCCGTGGCGGCCGACACGCTGCCGCCCTTGGCGGGGGCGGTCTGGGCCGGAGCAGTCTGGGCAGGGGCGGTCTGGGCAGAGGCGACCGGCGCCAGCAGGGCCCCCAGCAGGGTCAGGGTCCCCGCAGCGCGGGGGAGACGCCCGGAGCGGGCGGCAGCAGAAAGGGTTGAACGCATGACACGCATGCTAGGGCCGCAGCATGAGGGGCGACTATGAGTCTCGCGGCCCTGGTGACCCTGCCGGGGCGGTGCTAGCCTGCGCACGTGACGCGTTCCGGACTGCAAGACACCATCGCCGCCATCGCCACCGCCCCCGGCAGCGCCGGGGTGGGCATCGTGCGCGTCAGCGGCCCGGACGCCCTGCGCGTCGCGGACGGCCTGTTCCGGGGACGCCGCGCCCCGTCCCGCACGCCCGGCGGCCGCTTCCTGTTCGGGCACCTGACCGGCGAGAGCGGTGAGATCCTCGACGAGGGCCTGTGCCTGATCTTCAAGGGGCCGCGCAGCTACACCGGCGAGGACGTCGCGGAATTCCAGACGCACGGCAGCCCCGCCGTGCTGGCCCGCGTGCTGGCCCGCACCCTGGAACTCGGCGCGCGGGCCGCCCGCCCCGGCGAGTTCACGCTGCGCGCCTACCTCAGCGGCCGCCTGGACCTCGCGCAGGCCGAGGCGGTGCTGAACCTGATCGAGGCGCAGACCGACGCCGCCCGCCGCCAGGCCACCCTGGGTCTGACCGGAGCGCTCGGCGAGCGGGTCGAGCGGGTCGCCGCGAACGTCACCCGCACCCTGGCCGCCCTGCAGGCCATGCTGGACTACCCCGAGGAAGGCGTGCCCGACGAGGACCGCGCCCAGCCGCTGGCGGCTGCCGAGCACGACCTGAACGAACTGCTGCTGACCGCCCGCGCCGGACAGGTCGCCACGCGCGGCGCCCGCCTCGCCCTGATCGGCCGCCCCAACGCCGGTAAGAGCAGCCTCCTGAACGCCCTGGTCGGCTTCGAGCGCAGCATCGTCACGCCCGTCGCCGGCACCACCCGCGACTACCTCGAGGCGGGCCTGGAACTCGCAGGCGTGCCCGTCACGCTCGTCGATACCGCCGGCATCCGCGACACCGCCGACGCCATCGAGGCGGCCGGCGTCCGGCAGGCCCTGAACCTCGCCGGGGCCGCCGACCTGATCCTCGCCCTCGAGGACGGCAGCGCCCCCCGCGAACCCCTGCCCACCACCCTGGACCTCGGCAGCGGCCCCCGCGTCATCCGCGTGCGCACCAAGGCCGACCTGCCCCCCGCCTGGACCGACCCGGACGCCCTGAACGTCAGCGCCGTCACCGGCGACGGCCTGGGCACCCTGCGCGAGTCCATCCGCGCCGCCCTGCTCGGCGACGCCGCACGCGGCGAGGCGTGGCTGACCACCGAACGGCAGGCTGACGCCGCCCGCCGCGCCCTGAACCACATCCAGGCCGCCGCGCACGCCCCCGACGACCTCGCCAGCTACGAACTG
The DNA window shown above is from Deinococcus sp. LM3 and carries:
- the rapZ gene encoding RNase adapter RapZ, which produces MPFVVVSGLSGSGKSTVLRTLEDAGFFITDNLPPELWGAMHDLVEARGLDRVAISTDARTRHFLDALEASYVRLSRRREDLRVLFLEANADVLLKRYNFTRREHPLGENLMLDFARERDLLAPLRSIADTVIDTTDLSAKDLGSRVLQLFRLEHDFHLRLMSFGFKHAPPRDVDMILDVRSLPNPYYDPALRPRTGLDADVAAYAFAGQDSETFYAELRDFVRVAAERARASGRHGYTVGIGCTGGQHRSVAVTARLAGDLKDLNVDVMDHRDMKVGEHG
- the yvcK gene encoding uridine diphosphate-N-acetylglucosamine-binding protein YvcK is translated as MSDPPLSQLDARPREPAPAEPPLSRRERLKPGLKRSGHRARMWMAPGIGVKRWLALFVACTLLGAVGVLHFTWTGPLHFVATRWILWVNALVSPEYMPLYTGGAAIMILALTGAFWSIMMLNRSVLRGTGTAPETAVDMLYERRNLARGPHVVTLGGGTGMSNLLSGLRAHTGNTTAIVTVSDDGGSSGRLREALDMVAPGDLTDCYAALSDSPVMARLLLHRFQRGEGIEGHTFGNLLLATLSEEQGGLREAMKDIHEVLRIRGKVYPATTTPSTLVARLSDGRLVRGESRLAGQVGAASIQEVTLDPPDLPTLPEVTAAIHNAEQIVLGPGSLYTSIIPALLVPGIARAIRESTAPLVYVASLMTEPGETDDLTLEGHVQAITRHLGRTPDCVLVNNAMPPADVTERYAAEGAHLLTLHGASRDLRARCVLHPLLQPGQARHDPHALAQALLQLAPRRTVG
- a CDS encoding PspA/IM30 family protein, with protein sequence MSILDRLSRLLRANVNDLINRAENPSLIIEQALRDMRSAYAEARSEVADAMGQNAKLDREASSNRRMAAEYEKKAEEALRGGSEDLAREALRRAQNAKDLAAGFEEQLAVQSSTVDQLKTQLRALEAKIDEMEGKKSLLAARQKTAQAGATLDRVSGFGKAGGAMDAFEEMEERVSGLEDRNRAIGELRQENDFDAQLKDLGRTQALDDAMAALKAKVSGDKS
- the mnmE gene encoding tRNA uridine-5-carboxymethylaminomethyl(34) synthesis GTPase MnmE, whose product is MTRSGLQDTIAAIATAPGSAGVGIVRVSGPDALRVADGLFRGRRAPSRTPGGRFLFGHLTGESGEILDEGLCLIFKGPRSYTGEDVAEFQTHGSPAVLARVLARTLELGARAARPGEFTLRAYLSGRLDLAQAEAVLNLIEAQTDAARRQATLGLTGALGERVERVAANVTRTLAALQAMLDYPEEGVPDEDRAQPLAAAEHDLNELLLTARAGQVATRGARLALIGRPNAGKSSLLNALVGFERSIVTPVAGTTRDYLEAGLELAGVPVTLVDTAGIRDTADAIEAAGVRQALNLAGAADLILALEDGSAPREPLPTTLDLGSGPRVIRVRTKADLPPAWTDPDALNVSAVTGDGLGTLRESIRAALLGDAARGEAWLTTERQADAARRALNHIQAAAHAPDDLASYELEEALRALAELTGRDVQEDIVDAVFRNFCVGK
- a CDS encoding glutamate-5-semialdehyde dehydrogenase; protein product: MSAAQPSSLPHDSQSTGTPPGSVRLLGVQARAAARVLRSLPTERKVAALHAIAAGLRANASAILAANAQDVQAAEASGLPEAMVARLRLDARALEGVAADVEAVSRLPDPVGETTPPSTQPSGIRVSTRRMPLGVLGVIYESRPNVTVDVAALAVMSGNAVILRGGKETVHSNAALEDVIHAALREQNLPAHAVQVIRDPARERMLELLKLDDLVDAIIPRGGAGLHRYCVENATVPVIVGGIGVVHIYLDPSFTRDPADVTRAAAIIHNAKVQKPSACNALDTLLIHEQSLGALPAIARDLHASGVTLRADPAAHAALSAAGITAEPATDADYGTEFLTLTASVRTVASLDEALDFIAAHGNHTDVILTRDDAQARRFVQDVDSAAVIVNASPRFNDGGQLGLGAEVAISTQKLHARGPMGLRELTTTKWVVEGNGEVRG
- the dxs gene encoding 1-deoxy-D-xylulose-5-phosphate synthase; translation: MSADSILPSGTPLLDQVSSPDDLKRLSRDQLPALSQELRDEIVRVCSVGGLHLASSLGATDLIVALHYVLNSPRDRILFDVGHQAYAHKIITGRREQMATIKKEGGLSGFTKVSENPHDAITVGHASTSLANALGMAMARDALGQDYKVAAVIGDGSLTGGMALAALNTIGDMNRRMLIVLNDNEMSISENVGAMNKFMRGLQVQKWFQEGEGAGKKAMEAVSKPLASFMSRAKSSTRHFFDPASVNPFAAMGVRYVGPVDGHNVQELVWLMERLVDLDGPTILHVVTTKGKGLSYAEADPIYWHGPGKFDPDTGEFSASKAYSWSAAFGDAMTELAAQDPRTFVITPAMREGSGLVGYSKAHPHRYLDVGIAEEVAVTAAAGMALQGLRPVVAIYSTFLQRAYDQVLHDVAIENLNVTFAIDRAGIVGADGATHNGVFDLSFLRSIPGVRVGLPRDAAELRGMLKYAQTHEGPFAIRYPRGNTEAVPEGHWPDLEWGTWERVQDGQGVVILAGGKGLEYAQKAAAGLDGVGVVNARFVKPLDETMLREVARSARAIITVEDNTVVGGFGSAVLEFLNAEGIKTPVRVLGIPDEFQEHATVESVHARSGIDAQAIRTVLAELGVDVPLGV